GTGGCACCTGAACGACTCACAAAATTCAAGGTAGGAGAGTCCCCAATATGTCCTAAatgtaaaaacagaagttgtcactctcacgcattgtctatggacatgccataagatccgCAGGTATTGGGATAGAGTAGCGAATGCCCTGACACAGATCTTGAGATTAGATTGGGTCCAGTGTCCCTACTTTTGGGCTCTTCAGATTTTCCCTCCCTGGATGTGCACGAGAGGAGATTATTTACCtttctctccttttgtgcaaggaagaatattttagtgaattggtcagCTGAAGGCCCTCCAGGACCTTTGAACtggcacaggttaatcatggaatatatcccccttgacttcctcacgtTTTGAACTATATCGACACGGATATTTTGGTCACACTGTCGAGGGCTTTTGTCTAGCTGTGGtaatggttctggctggttcAGGAACCCCCGGGAGGAGGAATCCCGTATAAATATgggttttattatgacttgaGATAAATCTATTTTGAGCCTGTACCaagttatttaattattttgttgtATATCACTAGTAATGtatgatatcctattttatgttttggttgtttaTAGAATtgattagtagttagttgggtttttctctttttttttgttgtttcggttattatttatttctttttctttttttcttatttaattTCATATTGGTGTTTATACTTGTTGGTAttacttttgtaattttgtaaaaaaaaacttttaaaaattttcttttctgaataaaAAATATCCAAAACAAAAAAAGGAGGAAAATGAGGTCGAGGTAGACAGGGATCGAGATTAACTTCCAAGGCTTTGAGTCCAGGCAGCTGaaaacaattaaaatcagaaatTTATAACTAGCCAGAATTATTGGAATCCAGAATTGTGGTTCTGGAGGCAGTAATAGAGTTAATAAAGGTGCAAGGTCATTGAGAATGTAAAAAGATCAGAGTTTTAAAATTAATGGTTTTAGGGTTCAATGCTTTCTGCTAATCTTTTCACATAACCTCTGATTTCCTCCAAGTTAACGTTCTCGATTTCTCCTTTATTTCTCAAATTGTCCTGGCTATTAATTACACTTCCCatattttatattctgttttattttggttGCCAGCAGAGAAGCATTAGCTTTGGATGAAAAGCACTCTGGGAAAATCTATCCAATGCAGCTAAAGAGTTTGATGTTTCAAAGTAGAGAAATATCAACTCAATGTAATGCTCCGAATGAAAGCTATGTGAATAAGATATTGTCTGGGACTTAAGATAACTTGGGGAAACAATAACAAGCACCAAGCTTAGCTAAAGCGAATACCAGAGCTGAACTCCTTTAACGTTAGATTCTAAGAATAGTCATGTGGGCACCATAAACCTGATCCAGTAAAACATGAGAATGTGGTAAAATTCAGCAAGACATAGAGATGCCGAACAAAAAGAACaaagtccagcacaggaacaggccctccagccctccaagcctgtgccaatcatcttgccctaactaaactaaaaatcaaaccttctgcccttattcagtCCATATCCCGCTATTCCCTCCCtaatcatgtaaccatccagatacctcttaaatgtcaccaatgtgcctgctttccctacctcctcaggcaatgtgttccaggctcctaccactatCTGTATGAAAACCTTCCCTCGGACATCTCTCTTAAaatttccccctctccccttgaACCTGCGCTCCCCTGTagttgaaacttcaaccctgagaaaaagcttcTGACTATCCAccatatctatgcctctcataattttgtagaataCTTACATTGCAGAAATGACAAAGAAAATAGCTAGCAATATCATCTGCTAAAATTACACACAACTGTCTGGACTTTCGGGAGAAGGAGACATCTATTTATTGAGTCGGAGGTCGAGTTCACCATTAAACTGTCTGTGTTTACTGTACTGTTCAGTCTTGTTCTGCTTGAACTTTGTAATATATTCCAAAATGACACTGCACTAAGTGGGACTTGTTTGTCTAGGATGCtaaagaatttatttacagaatcTCCCAAGTAGGTTTTCAGCAGTGGGGCAGCTTGGAACAAGTCCTGCCCTTGATGTAACCTCGACACAAAACCCAGGGCTAGCACAAACAAACAGCATAGGGCCACAATTCAGCAGATCTCAGCCCCTTCACATCCAACATTGGTAATGCAGGGGCAGGACTTCTGTGCAAAGCAATTCAGTCAAAGTGGTCAGTCCCCGTAGAGTCTTCACTTAATCTTCTCATCATTGAGTGGGACCTCCCTGAATGAGATTCTGTGTGGGTGGAAACTGCTCACCTTTAGTGCCTTTCTTAACGTGATTGCTGCTGTCTTCACTGTCAGGACAGACAGTGgggctggaggaagtggaagtttACAGTTGCTATATCCCATCATTCTGAAAGCAACCATCATGCTTTCAACCCTCACAGAATGGCAAACAGATTTAACTGCGAAACGTCCCTGACTGGGAGAAACGATGTGAGTGAGATTCGTAACTACTATTAAAAATTTAATTCACAAGATAACCTTACAATGCAAACTTGAATGGTGTTGTAAGAATCTCAGAATGAGCACGTGCCTTTTTAAAAGATGAGATGTCACAGGAGGATGGAAAGTTGGAGGAAGCAGGTACAAATCAGACTGAGGAGCTTTCTACCTTCAAGAAACACAGTTCACTCATCATCAGCTGTACTTAGTGCAAACGACCCACTCCACAAACATCCACATGCTAATTACTGTAGCGAGTGACATGCAATAACAAGAGGTTTCTCTTCCCAGTCCTGTATCCTTCACTCTGGTGACCCTAAGGATCACGATCTACTTCCTCCTCATGGCAGTCTTCCCCTCAGCCACACCACCCAAACACGTTTTTACACGTATGCTGATGACACCGGCACAACAGCTTCTCTCAACCCACCCAGTGCCTTGGAGTTCTTTGCATGCTGCTTGTCCAGCTGCCAGTTCTGGATGATCCGAAATTTACTCCAACTAAATACTTGGAAACCAAAACCATTCAATTTGCCCAACGCAAATTCAGTTCCCTAGCCACCAACTCCCACTCCATGGCAATTGTCCCAGGTTCAGCTTGACTGTCTGCAGTCTTGATATTGTAGTTAACTATTAGCACCATTACTAAAGCAACCTTCATGACATTACATTCAGGTGCTGCTGAACCCTCACTCATGCCATCATCGCCTTTAGACTTGACTATTCTGACACACTCCCATCTGAGGTGATCTAAAACTCTCCCGCTAGGGTCCAAACTTGCACCAAATGCCATCATACTCCTGTTCACTGCATTAAAGACACAATATAAATAAAGATAAGCACTCACCTTGAACAGAAGATCAGTGAAATGCTGTTACCTATCCCAACAGCCCAGGATGGACCTGCACCCGTGGTCACTACCGCAGATGTTAGATAGGAACGAACCCATGGGAAGTGACTGGTCTGGGTGGAATCCCAAGCTGtgcacattgatcctgtgtggaccagctggtggGAGTAGTTGCAGAcacctttaacctctccttactacaATCTGaaatccccacctgcttcaagaagaccaccatcatccctgtACCAATGAAAAATCAGGCAGTGTGCCTCAATGACTCCTACCTGGTGGCTCTGGCCTCTATTATTATGAAGTGCTTTGCGAGATTAGTCATagcccacatcaactccagcctaccaGATTaccttgatcctttgcaatttgcctaccactgcaacaggtccacagcagacaccatctccctggccctacattcatccctggaacatctggataacaaggatacctacgtcaggctcctacttactgactacagctccaccttcaacaccatcatTCCAAACAAACTGACTTCCAAACTCTCAGGCCTAGGACTcatctctccctctgtaactggatcctcaacttcctgatcCATGGAATGCAACAACTAGGAACAATAGGCAACAGCATCTCCTCCACCATAATCATCAATACTGGTCTCCCACAAGACTGCGTTCTTAGCCCCTTAATATACTCCTTATGCATTCACAAGTGTGTGgtcaaattcagctctaactccatttacaagtctGCTAGCGACACCATTGTtgtaggttggatctcaaacaatgacaaggcAGAGACCAGGAAGGAGATTGAGAGTAGCATGGTGtcaagacaacaatctctccattaaTATCAACAAAACGAAGGAGCTGATTGTTAACTTCAGGAAACAGAGTGGAGGGCACACCCCTGTCCCTATCAACGGGGCCGAGGTAGAAATGATTGACAGCGTCACTTTCCCGGGAATGACAATCACCAGCCATCTGTCCTGGTCTACCCACGTTGACATCATGGTCAAGAAACCACAACAATGTCTCTGCGTCCTCAGGAGCTTCAGCATGTCCACTAAGATTCTTACAATTTGTATAGAtataccatagaaagcatcctgtccAGCTGCATTACTgcttggcaactgctctgcccaagaccacagaGTGTtgcgaacacagcccagtccatcagacAAACccaccttccatccattgactccatctacacttcctgctgtcttgggaaagcaaccaatgtcatcaaagacccctcccaccccggttatactctcttccattctcttccatcgggcagaagatatataagtttgaaaacacgtaccaacagattcaactGCAGCTTCTTGCCCTCTATTGTCAGACTTTTGaatagacctctcaaatgttaattctgatctctctctctctctgtgcaccttctctgtggctgtaccACTTGGTCCTGCAACCCTGAGGCACTTTGTAGGGTACAGTCTCCCAGtagagcacacaaaacaacatatttcactgtatctcattacacatcactacAATAAATCAGTCACAAGTTGTACTGTCAGAAACTGTAACACCCATCATTGCTCAGCATTAAGCATTTATTCATAAAAGGAAAGTGCCTTTTGAGTTTCATACTAAAATAATGAAACAGTTCACTTTTTAATTTGCATTTGTTTCCTTTTTCACACGACAGCTGATTGCAGCCATCACCTTCCTCAGTTTTGGAATTATTGGAGCTTTCATCTGTGTCATTGTGGATGGTGTCTTCACAGCTGTCAGCATTGTGAGTCACATTTATCTTTCAATCGAGCAGCATGTTACAAAAATACCGGTCCTCAACAAGCAGGTGGATGTGTGTCTCTCTTGCAGcactcatctcaccttaaactttgCAGCATTATTCCTGATCTTTAAATCAGGTGTTAGATTGAGGCACCAACTACTTAATCCAATCTTTCAGAGAACTTTTGTAAAACAGAGGGATCTCTCTGTGACCCTTTAGTTGGAGGTCAGAAACAGAGGCTGAGAGTTGGGACAAATCAACAACTCTGTGTAGAACAGGCCGTAAAGCAGAAATGGGATTTTTTAAATCAATCCTCAGGGAATGTGGGCGTGGGTGCACGTCAGATACAGGGTGTGTGATAAGATCAGTGATAGGGAATGGGAACAACTTTTGTTAGTAATCTGTTGACAAAACTCTCTTGATGAAGATGTTGGTTTGGATTGTTTTTGAAATTTATTGAATGATGacattattgatttttttttaaaagcatgttTTGTTCCTAGGATTTAAGACCATTGCGTGCAGGGAGATGCCAGTATTACACCAGTGGACAGAACTTTATTTATGACAATTACCTGGCAACTGTAAGTGGGAGTAATTTATGAATAAGCAATAATCAGAAACTGTTTGTAACTTTAATTTTGTCTGAAAATTGAGGCAAAGTTTTGTCTTATTGTAGGTTGATTTAAAGGCAGAGATGGATTTCATTTGCAGAATGAAGGGAACCAAAATATATaaaaacataaaacaaaaataattcaatatttttataGTTACAAAGTTGAATATCTGTAACAATACATTCTAAGACGTGGAAATGCAAGAAATTAACGTGAGCAGCAGATGTGGTATAGGTTGAttcacaatgccctgagggagggaatgccaagattttgacccaacgacactgAAGGAGTGGTAACAGACTTCCAAGTCGAGATTGTGAGTGGAGGAAGGGGAGatagggaaactggtgaaatcaacattgatcctgtgtggttggagggtcccaaggcggaagatgaggcgttcttcctccaggcgccaggtggctaggatttggtggtggaggaggcccaggacttgcatgtccttgacagagtgggagggggagggggtgttaaagtgttcagtcacagggcagtgggattgtttggtgcatgtgtcccaatTTGTAAGTGGTAGcgttcccttgtccttctagatggaagtggttgtaggtttggaaggtgctgtctgaggatctttggtgaatttttgcactGGACTGTGTAATGCCTATGTCCAAACACAAAGCCATTTTATTTCTTTCTGCTCATGGGAAATTGGGTTTACTGGttcagccagtatttattgtccttcCCTAATTAATCTGTAGGaggtattagattagacttacagtgtggaaacaggcccttcggcccaacaagtccacactgacccaccgaagcgaaacccactcatacccctacatttaccccttacctaacactatgggcaatttagcatggccaattcacctgacccgcgcatctttggactgtgggaggaaaccggagcacccggaggaaacccacgcagacacggggagaatgtgcaaactccacacagtcagtcacctgagtcgggaactgaacccgggtctcaggtgctgtgaggtagcagtgctaaccactgtgccaccctgccgcccaaggtagtgatgaaggatgtcCAGTGTTGTCAGGAATTTCTCTTGTATTTCCCACACCTTAGTCTTTTTGTTCACTATCTTTCACTTTTCCTTTTTGCAGACATCTTCAACCACCTGTTAAAACCCTTATGCCTACCATGCTGCCCAAGCTCCCTCAATACTAGCCTCATTTGTCTTTGGATAAGTTTTATGGTTCTATTCTCTTCGACCATTCCAGATATTCCTTATCTGCCACAACATTTGCCTGATTTTCTCCTGCTTTTACATGTGGAGAAAGCTTTGGGAAATTAATCCCGCCCAAGTTATTATCTATCATATCATCCTTAAGTTTATTCAGAGCCATCTAGAAGGCTCTGAACACTTCagaggggggcaactagggatgggcaaataaataatggcccagccagtgacacccatgtcccagaaGTGAATGGGATTTTTTGTTTATATTCTCTAAACAAAAAGCATGTGGAATAAAACACTGATTCATTCACAACTGGAGTACTACATGCAGTTCTGGACATTACGTTATAGGAGAATGGCATTATggtagagagggtacagaggagatttagcaggatgttgtctTGCGAGAGGGTCTCAGCtgggaggaaagattggatagtcTAGGGTTAAGAGAGGATCTGGTGGAGGTAtctaagattatgaggggcatagagacGGTGGATAGGAAGGCATTTTTTCCatgaagagtcaaaaagtgtgctactggaaaagcacagcaggtcaagcaacatcagaggagcaggagatttgatatttcaagcataagctcttcatcaggaataaggggagGGGCCCAAGGCAGCTGAGagaataaatgggagggtgtaggtgaggctggggggaaggtagctgggaatgtgataggtaggtgaAAGTAGGGGCGAAGGTGAATGGTCAGAGAGGAGgctagagcggataggtggaaaggaagatggacaggtgggacaaatCATgacggtggtgctgagttggagggttggatccaggataaggtgggggtagaAGAGAtagggaaactggagaaaccaactttgatcctgtatggttggaggcTCCAAGGCTgacgatgaggcattcttccttcaggcgttgggtggctagaatttggcgagggaggtggcccaggatttgcatgttcAAGGCGGAGTgggggaggagttgaagtgttcacctAGGGGCGGTGGGgctggttggtgcatgtgtcccagagatgctgtctgaaatgatccacaagttggctccctgtctccccagtgtagaggagaccatagcgggagcaatggacacagtagaggtcgtgtgtagaggtgcagggagaattagggttagggttagggtgtagtctcctctacattggggaaacaggacgccaacttgcagaatgtttcagagatcacctctgggacacatgcaccaaacaaccccactgccctgtgactgaacactttaccaccccctccccctcccccaaggacatgcaaatcctgggcctcctccaccaccaaatcctagccacctgacgcctggaggaagaatgcctcatcttccaccttgggaccctccaaccacacaggatcaatgttgatttcaccagtttccctatctccccttcctccacctcatcccagatccaaccctccaacttggcaccgctctCTTGAACTTCATCTTATTTCCCATCTACCCGCTTCatcctctgctctgacctatcaccttccccaccttcacctacctgtcgtattcccagctaccttccccctccctcccatttatctttcagcctccTTGGGCGCCCCCGCTccactcccacattcctgatgaagggcttatgctcaaaacgtcaactctcctgctcctaggatgctgcctgaccgactgtgcttttccagtaccactctcttTGACTCctgtctcactttctcctactttatCCACTAATACAGAGGTCAATAGCCAGGAGACAGAGGTTTAAGGTAAGAAGTAGAAAGCTAAGGGGAGATTTGAGGAGAAactctttcacccagagggtggtgggaaattGAGATTCATTGCCGGGAAGgatggttgagtcagaaactctcatTATATTTGAGCTGtttttagatattcacttgcattTCCATAGCCTCCAGGTCTATGGAGCAAGATCTGGAAAATGAGAATACTGCAGTTAGAGCTTTGTTAATCAGTgctgacatgatgggctgaatggtctccttctgtgtgtAAAAGTCCAATGGTCAATAAAAGCCTACACAACATTCGGACGAAGGTGTAGCGTTATAGCGAATAAACACAAAGAGTTATTACCGATAGCACCATATGATGTCAACAGCAGATTGGAACTGCTTTAATTATTTGCCTAAAACATGTATGTGTGAAGCCTGACATATGTCAGAAATTCATTCACACTTGGCCACATGATGATCCACTTTCCATGGCCATCAAATCCTGAAGTTCAACCTGAGCCTGGAGCTTCTGGCCCAGAGCTAAGGTCAACAACACTGTACCTCAGGACCCTCCTATTTCAGTTATATCTTGAATGTGAGAAACATTGTCACGTCTAATACCATGAGAGACTTGGCCAAGTCGGTGACCGCACCAGGATGTTGAGTAACTCCAGCTCCGAGGTACAATGCAGAAGCTGCTGGCTGTGATGTGCTTTTTTGCAATACCCGAACAGAATCAGATAATGATGATCATCAACAACAAttattttcagaaacaaaaacagaaattgctggaaaagctcagcagatctggcagcagccgtggagagaaatcagagttaatgttttgggttcagtgatccttcttcattttgtttttttttaaacatgtatTTTCAGGTTTTCTATGACCCATGGATGGAAATTGTTTCACATCTGCCTGTTTTTTCTGTTGGGAGCAGGTGCCTTGCCAGACTTTCACAGAGTCGTGCAACCTGAAAGTGCGAAGTAACACTTGTTATTGCTGCGAATTGTACAATTGTGCAAAGTGAGTATTTTAACTCTCAGTACCGCACTGATTGGTCACGCTTATTTCGGTGGAGAatgagaagggtctgtttctgtgctgcgtaACTCGATGTCTCTATAAAAACACTGTTTCCGATGACCGATAACTCTTGCCTTAATGACCTCGATCAGTGAGATTTTGCGAAAGAAGCCCAGTGAACGAGTGACTAACTGTTCCATCAAATTTGTATCAGAAAAGCTCCTTCACAACCTGCTGTAAGAAATCACTCCATCAACTTGTGTGTGGTAGAAAACTATTCTTTCTGTTTTGCAGTGGTGATTATTTGAAGAATTACTTTGAGTTTGTTGGAGTGAAGAGTTGCCAGGAGATTCAATCTTTATACATCATGATTTGGCTGGTAACCACACTCAACATATCTGCTTTCATTTTGGGAATTGCCACCTCCGCTATTCTCGGGAACTTTAAAAACACGGTAAGACGAGGAAAGATAATTCTTTCTTTCAGTTAGCAGTCAGTGTTTTTATTGTGTGCTGTACAGCTGTACGATTACATAAAGCACTTATGAGAAAGATCTTACAGTTTTGTAGCATATTTTACTCATTTAAATAGCTTATTTATCCCCTCCTGCCTGCTGTATAACACTCCGGCCATGCCAGCTGTGGTGGATTCAAAACAGCTGCAGTTGCTCAACACTGGGCACCCACAGAGGACTGAGAGCCATTAACAGCATTGTATTTACCCACAGTCTATAACTTCACAGCCCAGCATCCCTCACTCTGCCAGGGCTCCAGTCCAGATTCAATGAAAGTGCAGCAGGACATGCCCAGAGCAGCACCTGGACTAGCAAAAGGATAGAAACCTGGTAAAGATACAAAACAGGAACATACACATGCTTACCGGTGAATACAGCATGCAATACAGTAAAGCTATAATCAAacatcaacactcaagaagctcaaaacCATTCATGACAAAGTAACCCTCTTGATcactttccaaactcacaacTACTACCATTGAGAAGCTCAAGGGCAGatgatatatgggaacactaaAACCTTCAAAACTTCCCCcaccaagccacttaccatcctgacttggaaatatattgccattccttcagtattgctgggtcacaatccttGAACACCGAAACAGCGTGTCTACTACATGATTGGGACAATGGTGGTTCACCACTGACTTCTCCAGGGACATTAATGATGGgatataaatgctggcctagtcagcagaACCAGATCCTGTGAAATGATATTAAAAAATATCCCTAGTTAATAATTGTCGTCCAGTTCACATCATGTCACCTTTCTTATACTTTATGACTATTCTATTCTACTGGGCAATATCGACATCAGTGCCTTGCCACGCAGCAGTATGTTGCATTTGTCATTGAAATTTCTTCCGTTATTCCCTGAAGATTTAACAACTGACGTTGATTGGGTAAATCAACTGGTGAAGACTAGAAACCGTTAGTGTTGATGGTAGGAATTAATCCCAGTTTAGGAGGTTTGTAAACTGAATGGTTTATTTTAGGAGCCAAACAGGAACAAGGTTATTAAATTATCCAATAAACTAGTCACATTCCATGCTGGACAATGTTCAAAGCTAAAGTTTCAGTAAATAAGTTACATTTTAAAGCATTGGAAGTACAGTGGAAAAAAACTCCACTGAAAACAGATGTATTAACAGATGATAAAGCTTAATCACAATAATTTAAAGGGATATAAAAATGGTTGTACTTTATGGAGCAGAAAAGTTACATGAGTGGTGTATCATTTTCAGTGGGATGGTGGTACTTATTGTAATATTTAGCAGATATAACTAATATACATTGTGAGTGCCAAATTTTTTTCCATTTCATATTCATTTTCTTGAAGttgattgcatttttaaaaattaattgcaaCATTGTACTGTCAACCTCTTTGCAATATAGGAAGAATATGTTTTAAGACAGCACATTAACTACTGTGTGCTTACCTCACCAATAAAGATACTGTTTGCTTTGAAACCTTCTGCTTGTGCTTTTTCGAGGAGTCTCTCATTGCACCTGATGTTAGTGTCCAGCTCTTCAACTTTCACAATTCCAGGTGTAATGCTAAAGAGGAGACACAGAGCCAGCCCAGCACATCTCCCTCAGCACCTCTCCTTCTTCAAGAACAAGGTGTCGACATAGCACAGCAGGTATGTTGCCTTTCTGATTTGTACGTTTATAAGTTTGCATATTATTCCTAAGTGTCTCCACCTGAGATCTGCTGCAAGTTGGAAACAATTTACCATTTAACCTATTTCTCTTGAAGTCTCCCCTTCATGATGGATTAGTTGAATTCAGTAACACTTCACTACATCTGGGAATAGTCAGtgaagaaaaaatattttctttttccatTCAAGGACTGACATCAATTTAAAATCGCCTTGAATGTTATCACCTTTCAAGTgcttgtccaaataccttttaaagaaTACAAGGTTTCCCTTCTCAACTCCCCTCCCATGCAGTACATTCCAAGCCCACACCACCCTCTTAAtgaaaaaagcttttcctcagtTTCCTTCTAAATATCCTTCCTTTCCATGTAAAATTAtccccccttgttattgacccttcaaccacTGGGACCAGCTGTGTTGTATTCACCCTGTGCATGGCCCTCATAATCTGAGACACCTCCATTAGGTCCCAGTCAAATGGTACCTTGATacaggggaagcaatggcctagtggtattattgccggactgttaatccagaaatccagggaatgttctgggaacctgggtttggatcctgatggtggaatttgaattcagtcaaaATCAGGAATAagaagtctaatgataaccatgaaaccattgttgattgtcagaaaatcccatctggttcaccaatgtccttcacagAAGAATCATCCTTACCTgacctggcctacatatgactccagacccacagcaatgtggttgactcttatctgtcTGATGACAGCAATACCCTCATCCTGTATTTTAAAAAAGTCCAGGATTGTCCCTCTCATCTCACTTCTCTGTGTTTGAGCTAAAAACCTACAAACTTAACTGGCCCCATGAGGGTCATCCTGTCTCTGAACTTGTAATCCCAGCTGGAGATTTCATTGTTTCAGTGTAAATGGGTCAGGAATCCAAATGTTCATACTGTAGCCTCCTTGTAAGGAACTGGGCTTTGTACCTTCGTAAGACAAATTTACAGAATCATTTTCAAACACTCCTCTGTCTCTAGCTCATAACGACTGTGATAAAAGCTCACTGATGAAGATACATTTCTATAATCAAAGTGTAACTTTGGTTAGAAGATGAGTTTATGATCATTGCAATTAACATTTATAGAATTTTGGATAATAGCACTTTAAAAAACACAAATATGGATTAATACTGTTGTCCTCTCTCCTCTCAGAGACCCTCTGTTTGTTACATGTCAATGCCAGCAGCTACATCTTTACCTTGCTATAATCATAGCCACACGAAGATGgataacaaccctccaccatttgCTCCACTGTATAACTTTCTGCCAGAAAAACCTCTGGGATATCCGATATGATCAGTGATTACCGGCTTCTGTTGTAAAGTGAACAGCTCCAGCAGTAAAAGTCGAGCCTTCAGATCTGAGGCTTAAAAAGATTAGACCAAAGAAATGATTTTGAGGGATATGAAACTGGTGATAATG
The Hemiscyllium ocellatum isolate sHemOce1 chromosome 13, sHemOce1.pat.X.cur, whole genome shotgun sequence DNA segment above includes these coding regions:
- the LOC132821751 gene encoding transmembrane protein 255B isoform X3; amino-acid sequence: MKRKKRAVWLSSILLLLSLVITAVGIFTETRTENISIIGYASGIILAFGSFLGLLGLFLDENRKQLLIAAITFLSFGIIGAFICVIVDGVFTAVSIDLRPLRAGRCQYYTSGQNFIYDNYLATVPCQTFTESCNLKVRSNTCYCCELYNCANGDYLKNYFEFVGVKSCQEIQSLYIMIWLVTTLNISAFILGIATSAILGNFKNTESLIAPDVSVQLFNFHNSRCNAKEETQSQPSTSPSAPLLLQEQGVDIAQQRPSVCYMSMPAATSLPCYNHSHTKMDNNPPPFAPLYNFLPEKPLGYPI
- the LOC132821751 gene encoding transmembrane protein 255B isoform X1 is translated as MQQTQLRFHLLELLMKRKKRAVWLSSILLLLSLVITAVGIFTETRTENISIIGYASGIILAFGSFLGLLGLFLDENRKQLLIAAITFLSFGIIGAFICVIVDGVFTAVSIDLRPLRAGRCQYYTSGQNFIYDNYLATVPCQTFTESCNLKVRSNTCYCCELYNCANGDYLKNYFEFVGVKSCQEIQSLYIMIWLVTTLNISAFILGIATSAILGNFKNTESLIAPDVSVQLFNFHNSRCNAKEETQSQPSTSPSAPLLLQEQGVDIAQQRPSVCYMSMPAATSLPCYNHSHTKMDNNPPPFAPLYNFLPEKPLGYPI
- the LOC132821751 gene encoding transmembrane protein 255B isoform X2, producing the protein MQQTQLRFHLLELLMKRKKRAVWLSSILLLLSLVITAVGIFTETRTENISIIGYASGIILAFGSFLGLLGLFLDENRKQLLIAAITFLSFGIIGAFICVIVDGVFTAVSIDLRPLRAGRCQYYTSGQNFIYDNYLATVPCQTFTESCNLKVRSNTCYCCELYNCANGDYLKNYFEFVGVKSCQEIQSLYIMIWLVTTLNISAFILGIATSAILGNFKNTSLIAPDVSVQLFNFHNSRCNAKEETQSQPSTSPSAPLLLQEQGVDIAQQRPSVCYMSMPAATSLPCYNHSHTKMDNNPPPFAPLYNFLPEKPLGYPI